The following coding sequences lie in one Bicyclus anynana chromosome 21, ilBicAnyn1.1, whole genome shotgun sequence genomic window:
- the LOC112057076 gene encoding protein phosphatase 1 regulatory subunit 21, giving the protein MEGLPSGDIQAKYQKLAAEYSKLRVHVKVLKKGVLDEQAKSNELRESLKEKEKTLRKGELEIDSLTFRNQQLTRRVSVLQDELDNLQNKLTKKSKSKGEDKVATTSTPQALDAGLLQEELQKKIIENAQYASQLSDKTFEVSQLQATIDDYQRHINESDSKYKCDIAKLKNKNQELQFALEEAQKERLGTTPKAQTSSQAASCNGDFLSEAGSLVGSEDALSSVDDLNVNEQLSAKTHNLEQENQKLRMEYELLQMENESLKLEIGKYVSAAQKRRGETHDSGDFNCFSETSVDAEGRVTGLLGSLEAPFLISHELLQREERVQAYYRAKLEDLSAQLHTRESKTEHYVKECEMLRQRFEVMEMEKEADAQAIQDKHNTISRLEEELQSTSRNYEQQLGVLTEHVAALNEHIARQHDQLALLKHQRDTRRK; this is encoded by the exons ATGGAGGGGCTGCCTTCTGGTGACATTCAGGCGAAGTACCAAAAATTGGCGGCTGAGTATTCAAAA TTGAGGGTTCACGTGAAAGTATTGAAAAAAGGCGTACTAGATGAACAAGCTAAGTCGAATGAATTACGGGAATCTTTAAAGGAGAAAGAGAAAACGTTACGGAAGGGTGAACTTGAAATTGATTCGTTAACGTTTAGAAACCAGCAACTGACGCGCCGCGTCTCCGTCCTTCAAGATGAACTTGATAATCTGCAG aataagttGACCAAAAAGTCAAAAAGTAAAGGTGAGGACAAGGTAGCAACAACAAGTACTCCACAAGCTTTAGATGCAGGACTTCTTCAAGAAGAGTTGCAAaagaaaattattgaaaatgctCAGTATGCGTCTCAG CTTTCAGATAAAACTTTTGAAGTGTCACAACTACAAGCAACAATAGATGATTACCAAAGGCATATCAATGAAAGTGACAGCAAATACAAATGTGATATTGCAAAGTTAAAGAATAAGAACCAGGAACTTCAGTTTGCATTAGAGGAGGCGCAAAAAGAGAGACTGGGAACAACGCCAAAGGCCCAAACAAGTAGTCAAGCTGCCAGTTGTAATGGTGATTTTCTGTCAGAAGCTGGGAGCCTG gTTGGAAGTGAGGATGCTCTTAGTTCTGTGGATGATTTAAATGTCAACGAACAGCTTAGTGCAAAAACACACAACTTAGAACAG GAAAACCAAAAGTTAAGGATGGAATACGAGTTGTTACAAATGGAGAATGAAAGTCTAAAATTAGAAATAGGTAAATATGTGTCCGCGGCGCAGAAGAGGAGAGGGGAGACGCACGACTCTGGAGATTTCAACTGCTTCAGTGAAACTTCAGTAG ACGCTGAGGGCAGAGTGACGGGCCTGCTGGGCAGCCTGGAGGCGCCGTTCCTCATCAGTCACGAGCTGCTGCAGCGCGAGGAGCGTGTGCAGGCCTACTACCGTGCCAAGCTGGAAGACCTGAGCGCTCAGCTGCACACGAGAGAGAGCAAGACTGAGCATTACGTTAAAGAG TGTGAGATGCTGCGGCAACGATTCGAAGTGATGGAAATGGAGAAGGAGGCTGACGCACAGGCGATACAGGACAAACACAACACTATCAGCAGATTG GAGGAGGAGCTTCAGTCGACGTCGCGCAACTACGAGCAGCAGCTGGGCGTGCTGACGGAGCACGTGGCGGCGCTCAACGAGCACATCGCGCGCCAGCACGACCAGCTCGCGCTGCTCAAGCACCAGCGCGACACGCGGCGGAAGTAG